A portion of the Naumovozyma castellii chromosome 2, complete genome genome contains these proteins:
- the MDM1 gene encoding Mdm1p (ancestral locus Anc_8.824) yields the protein MLENVWAVIVRFKYLSTFILITVFSHYWSWVYLCGSLGTLGILLYFAVSSVFPSIIPPTPKRLKWYRQKVTKKSSLQNGSIKSPIINDDINVLIDLIIRDFVSSWFGRIDATDTTEFPNTVRLLLSNAVEKFHCYLMNTDLLNLLVIDLIPLFTKYLNNHAIARDSVLDKGFAQTKAYNNLDLQIAVEFNKHYKIHKSISFRAHDLNKDVESHLRESIQDLLPYLVEKEELESPLVSILLREIIAISILNPLIQKFSDPDRWNLMLISLGEKKLEERTQMKDIRRILRKELEDQNKVNTQPVLLKNNVQYPHVELELNSTGKQFELYLRQISSLSLITDLNVQKFVLMTKLLEVRKYPVLSKETTTFKKRLLLSLNLIQTKLTYEDPRRNGRGVKNDGSHLKDDKQLLDDFEYFLDSISLDDILADRICSSYFEGYLNSFPDKRGVTFYRYWKEIESLKSPLDDLSMEDSLVSFSQKELMHLREIATLFLEGEELTAMETLDDGLTSNIILFMKTPKDEDIQPFILVRKSMFLLQNEAKKELSNHFFPHFKGDRSFLKMISSADFTKNDIYLKYFNSNSLENEIVSSMDRIPNPVRILTNPCINEALESIVNTHKTSDNRESTILNSNKSGTPFEPPKPKLFQEGGVTDYEDLDTVIEHDDTSIVSNSNVSMSSNDTNISQEQYFDRSFKLVNTKEEIAKLTISIDQIFQELELLKHLTLKAELTNNQSQLMLLKKSERSLTRDLKGRELLKQQYLVQENVNSLFGKTQICIPSYFIDNHTLNLREIAYYIINVRHKYNDQVTTWEIPRRYNEFFMLHCYLKKNYKSLMKNLDEENDIFPAKVNMSLKYHISSTFLYEERKKMLESYLKLLLDISEICRDDIFRMFLTSSAPFAVRMNSENVTLMHGHQSSSSSSSINSVNSRLGSKSREKRKSYLDETETREADNVTEANYAISDDNGQLHSTKGATFMSGRKSIIKPVCDLFMSIFRLDRSNSNWLRGRAILTVLQQLLGDTIEKHIKKTLAKLQSENQVHDILISLKDSLWGPNGSFERKRKHGLEPPRTEGEKARTSADSQIIIQQLFTELCGKVVGLRTSQEAAVRLHGLLQNKYLTSSLLLELFDVILTEIFFDSPAEIVPSKL from the coding sequence atgTTAGAGAATGTCTGGGCAGTAATTGTAAGATTCAAGTATCTTTCCACCTTCATCCTTATAACGGTTTTCTCACATTATTGGAGTTGGGTTTATTTGTGTGGTTCCCTAGGTACACTAGGTATACTTTTATACTTTGCCGTGTCCTCTGTGTTTCCTAGCATAATACCTCCAACGCCAAAAAGGCTGAAATGGTATAGGCAAAAAGTGACTAAAAAATCTTCCCTACAAAATGGATCCATAAAATCGCCAataattaatgatgatattaatgTACTAATAGATTTGATTATCAGAGATTTCGTTTCATCGTGgtttggaagaattgatGCTACTGATACCACTGAATTTCCAAATACTGTCCGTTTGTTGCTATCGAATGCTGTTGAGAAGTTCCACTGCTATCTGATGAATACCGACCTTCTAAACTTATTGGTAATAGATCTGATTCCCCTGTTTACCAAATATCTTAATAATCATGCAATTGCTAGAGATAGTGTCTTAGACAAAGGTTTCGCACAAACTAAGGCTTACAACAATCTTGATCTACAGATAGCCGTTGAGTTCAACAAACATTATAAAATACacaaatcaatatcttttagAGCTCATGATCTCAATAAAGACGTCGAATCACATCTTCGGGAATCAATTCAAGACTTACTTCCTTATTTAGTTGAAAAGGAGGAATTGGAATCACCGTTGGTTTCCATTTTGCTAAGAGAAATTATTGCCATATCAATATTGAACCCTTTGATTCAAAAGTTCTCTGACCCTGATCGATGGAACTTGATGTTAATCTCATTGGGGGAGAAAAAGTTGGAGGAAAGAACACAAATGAAAGATATTAGAAGAATTCTTagaaaagaattagaagatCAAAATAAAGTTAACACACAGCCGgtacttttgaaaaataatgtcCAATATCCTCATGTTGAGTTGGAATTGAATTCAACAGGGAAGCAATTTGAGCTTTACCTAAGGCAGATAAGTTCGCTTTCATTGATTACGGATTTAAATGTTCAGAAATTTGTTTTAATGACAAAGTTATTGGAAGTAAGGAAATACCCGGTACTTTCTAAAGAAACCACGACCTTCAAGAAGAGGCTTTTACTTTCACTCAATTTGATTCAAACAAAACTTACTTATGAAGATCCTCGGAGGAATGGGCGAGGTGTGAAAAATGATGGTAGTCATCTCAAAGATGATAAACAGCTCTTAGACGATTTCGAGTATTTTTTGGATTCTATTTCGCTAGACGATATTCTGGCGGACAGAATATGCTCATCATACTTTGAGGGATATCTGAACTCATTTCCAGACAAAAGAGGTGTTACATTTTACAGATATTGGAAAGAAATAGAATCGTTGAAAAGTCCACTAGATGATCTCTCCATGGAAGATTCATTGGTTTCGTTTTCTCAAAAAGAGTTGATGCATTTACGAGAAATTGCTACTCTATTCCTTGAAGGCGAGGAACTTACTGCAATGGAGACCTTAGATGATGGTCTTACCAGTAACATAATTTTATTCATGAAAACTCCCAAGGACGAAGACATTCAACCATTTATTTTAGTTCGAAAAAGTATGTTTTTACTACAAAATGAAGCTAAGAAGGAATTGAGTAATCATTTTTTCCCTCACTTTAAAGGAGATAGAtcatttttgaagatgatttccTCGGCTGACTTTACGAAGAATGATATTTATCTCAAATactttaattcaaatagtttagaaaatgaaatagTATCTTCTATGGATAGGATACCAAACCCTGTGCGAATTTTAACGAATCCATGTATAAACGAAGCACTAGAAAGTATTGTAAACACTCACAAAACAAGCGATAATAGGGAATCAACtattttgaattcaaataaaagtGGAACCCCTTTTGAACCGCCTAAACCAAAACTGTTTCAAGAAGGGGGTGTGACTGATTATGAAGACCTCGATACTGTCATTGAGCATGACGATACAAGTATAGTTTCGAATTCAAATGTATCAATGTCATCTAATGACACCAATATTTCacaagaacaatatttCGACAGGAGTTTCAAACTTGTCAatacaaaagaagaaattgcaaaactaacaatatcaattgaccaaatttttcaagagTTGGAACTGCTGAAACATCTAACTTTGAAGGCAGAATTGACGAATAATCAGAGCCAGTTAATGCTACTAAAAAAATCAGAAAGATCGTTGACACGAGATTTAAAAGGTAGAGAACTCCTAAAGCAACAATACTTGGTCCAAGAAAACGTAAATAGCTTATTTGGTAAAACACAAATCTGCATTCCATCATACTTTATTGATAATCATACTCTCAACTTGAGAGAAATCGCATACTACATTATTAATGTTAGACATAAGTACAATGATCAGGTAACGACATGGGAAATACCTAGAAGATACAATGAATTCTTTATGTTACACTGTTACCTAAAGAAGAACTACAAATCtctaatgaagaatctgGATGAGGAAAATGACATATTTCCTGCAAAAGTGAACATGTCTTTAAAATATCATATTTCTAGCACATTTTTATATgaagaaaggaaaaagatGCTGGAATCTTATTTAAAGTTATTACTGGATATTTCAGAAATTTGTAGAGATGACATCTTTAGAATGTTTCTGACTTCATCAGCCCCGTTTGCCGTAAGAATGAACTCCGAAAATGTAACCCTTATGCACGGACACCAATCTTCCTCGTCTTCGTCATCAATTAATAGTGTTAACTCTCGGCTGGGAAGTAAAAGTCgagaaaaaagaaagagTTACTTGGACGAGACTGAGACGAGAGAGGCTGATAATGTCACTGAAGCAAATTATGCCATATCTGATGACAATGGTCAGTTACATTCAACAAAAGGCGCCACTTTTATGTCTGGAAGGAAATCAATAATTAAACCAGTTTGTGATTTATTTATGTCAATTTTCCGTCTCGATCGAAGTAATAGCAATTGGTTACGAGGCAGAGCCATTCTTACAGTGTTGCAGCAATTGCTTGGCGatacaattgaaaaacaCATCAAGAAAACACTAGCCAAATTACAGTCAGAAAATCAAGTGCATGATATTCTGATATCATTGAAGGATAGTCTATGGGGACCAAATGgttcatttgaaagaaaaaggaaacaTGGATTGGAGCCCCCCAGGACTGAAGGAGAGAAAGCGAGGACGTCCGCAGATTCGCAGATCATAATACAGCAGTTATTTACCGAGTTGTGCGGGAAAGTTGTAGGTTTACGAACTTCTCAAGAGGCCGCTGTTAGGCTCCATGGATTGCTCCAGAACAAATACTTGACCTCTAGCTTGTTACTCGAACTTTTTGATGTCATTTTGacagaaattttttttgatagTCCAGCAGAGATTGTACCAAGCAAGTTATAA
- the SEC65 gene encoding RNA-binding signal recognition particle subunit SEC65 (ancestral locus Anc_8.826), giving the protein MPRLEEIEDYNDIDNLEMDLAELDSSLRTPIAPKITPTVVRSQDNDQPTASKIEPVGTNEEQILLVNPETGKFERSTQLTKQDIDKMKTFQIIYPCYFDKNRSHKEGRRVPKELAVENPLAKTLSDAAGRLGLVCLFQAEKTHPQDFGNPGRIKVLLKQNGQLVGPAARFPGGKRQILKEIAQYMQKHPTTLASPREIPYGPDFEGAEPKKIPRVKGFKMNDIVPLHSPFVMESPMTKSIYEAPAKPALTEKQFKTPKNKYKVVRR; this is encoded by the coding sequence ATGCCAAGATTAGAAGAAATCGAAGATtataatgatattgataacCTAGAGATGGATTTGGCTGAGTTGGATTCGTCTCTTAGGACACCAATTGCTCCAAAGATCACACCTACGGTTGTGAGAAGTCAGGACAATGACCAACCCACTGCTTCCAAAATCGAACCTGTAGGTACTAATGAGGAGCAAATACTCCTCGTCAATCCGGAAACAGGTAAATTTGAACGTTCAACCCAGCTAACGAAGCAGGATATTGATAAAATGAAGACgttccaaataatttatccatGCTACTTCGACAAGAACAGATCACATAAAGAAGGTAGAAGAGTTCCAAAGGAATTGGCAGTTGAGAATCCTCTAGCTAAGACATTATCAGATGCTGCAGGTAGATTAGGATTGGTATGCCTCTTCCAAGCCGAGAAGACACATCCACAAGATTTTGGGAACCCAGGGAGAATTAAAGTTTTACTGAAACAAAATGGTCAATTGGTTGGACCAGCAGCAAGATTTCCAGGTGGAAAGAGACAAATATTAAAGGAGATTGCTCAATATATGCAGAAACACCCAACTACTCTAGCGTCACCAAGAGAGATTCCTTATGGTCCCGATTTTGAAGGTGCAGAACCAAAAAAGATACCACGTGTGAAAGGGTTCAAAATGAACGACATTGTGCCTTTGCACAGTCCATTTGTTATGGAGTCTCCAATGACCAAATCTATATACGAGGCGCCTGCTAAACCAGCCTTAACAGAAAAACAATTTAAGACACCAAAGAACAAGTATAAGGTAGTTAGAAGATGA
- the URA5 gene encoding orotate phosphoribosyltransferase URA5 (ancestral locus Anc_8.827) — MTMLEDYQKNFLDLAIECQALKFGSFTLKSGRVSPYFFNLGHFNTGKLLSNLATAYAIAIIQSDLKFDVIFGPAYKGIPLASIVCVKLAEIGGSKFQDIQYAFNRKEAKDHGEGGNIVGASLENKRILIIDDVMTAGTAINEAFEIIGAAKGQVVGSIIALDRQEIVNTEDKQGLSATQTVSKRYGIPVLSIVGFSNVITYLEGRIGPEEKSKIEQYLQTYGA; from the coding sequence ATGACAATGTTAGAAGATtatcaaaagaattttctCGATTTGGCGATCGAATGTCaagctttgaaatttggtTCATTTACCTTAAAATCTGGTAGAGTCTCAccttattttttcaatttgggCCACTTTAACACTGGTAAACTATTATCAAACTTAGCTACTGCCTATGCTATTGCTATTATCCAATCGGACTTGAAGTTCGATGTCATTTTTGGTCCAGCATATAAGGGGATCCCATTAGCGTCTATTGTATGCGTTAAGTTAGCCGAAATTGGTGGTtccaaatttcaagatatcCAATATGCTTTCAATAGGAAGGAGGCAAAGGACCACGGTGAAGGTGGTAACATTGTAGGTGCatcattggaaaataagCGAATTTTAATCATTGATGATGTTATGACGGCCGGAACTGCCATTAATGAGgcatttgaaattattggtGCTGCTAAGGGACAGGTAGTGGGATCCATTATTGCTTTAGACAGACAGGAAATTGTAAACACAGAGGATAAGCAGGGTCTCTCTGCCACACAAACCGTTAGTAAGAGATATGGTATCCCTGTACTAAGCATTGTTGGCTTTTCGAATGTAATTACTTACTTAGAAGGTAGAATTGGTCCAGAAGAAAAGTCCAAGATTGAGcaatatcttcaaactTACGGTGCATGA
- the PML39 gene encoding Pml39p (ancestral locus Anc_8.828), protein MQNVDLPERLEKLSGLLNGSEKVLPTEQGRYSSTSNGVLKLWKYKPRKHQTHLNKNILSVNTKQLITEVQEKSFLYENVVETSAKKLGNYRVRSKQDVMKRYQSIYEATRYSLLSWDAKWVNPLMLALKGWNFLVLKQSMLTCVCHSCKKTVTLNLEQPARLSVYDILSTENPLNKKYWHTLVVDSHSDICPWKQNAFPLEDEYYLKETNIISDIERIQHELENRGSNFSKLKAASDSLKLSTEELNIICSFFGCKQEDSFLVLLLNGWNPTSILYVFSCLSCLRKVSTGTLRDIISLSPHDHEAWCKYHDSKQLPNLIIQLLNQSKFTLENNATSTKEMLSNMNDFLETI, encoded by the coding sequence ATGCAGAACGTGGATTTGCCAGAAAGATTAGAAAAGCTTAGCGGCTTGCTTAATGGATCCGAAAAGGTACTGCCGACAGAACAGGGGAGATACTCTTCAACCTCCAATGGTGTACTAAAGTTGTGGAAATATAAGCCCCGGAAACATCAAACGCACCTCAATAAGAATATACTAAGTGTTAACACCAAACAGTTAATTACAGAGGTCCAAGAAAAGTCATTTTTGTATGAAAATGTAGTTGAAACGTCAGCAAAGAAACTTGGTAACTACAGGGTACGATCAAAACAGGATGTAATGAAGAGATATCAAAGCATATATGAGGCAACGAGGTATAGTTTACTGAGTTGGGATGCGAAATGGGTGAATCCTCTGATGCTGGCTTTGAAGGGATGGAATTTCTTGGTTCTAAAGCAAAGTATGTTGACTTGTGTTTGCCATAGTTGCAAGAAAACTGTCACAttaaatttggaacaaCCAGCACGACTGAGTGTTTACGACATACTATCCACGGAGAATCCTCTTAATAAGAAGTACTGGCACACCTTAGTCGTTGATTCTCATTCAGATATATGTCCCTGGAAACAAAACGCATTCCCACTAGAAGACGAGTATTACTTGAAAGAAACTAATATTATCTCTGACATTGAACGTATCCAACATGAACTTGAAAATAGAGGGagtaatttttcaaagctGAAGGCTGCTTCAGATAGTCTTAAATTGTCGACAGAAGAActaaatattatttgttcCTTCTTTGGATGTAAGCAAGAGGATTCGTTTCTCGTTCTTCTGTTAAATGGGTGGAACCCTACCTCTATTTTATATGTTTTTTCCTGCTTGTCATGTCTGCGTAAAGTCTCAACTGGAACACTAAGGGATATTATCTCTTTAAGTCCCCATGACCATGAAGCATGGTGCAAATATCATGATTCCAAACAACTTCCCAACTTGATTATCCAATTGCTTAATCAATCGAAATTTACTCTCGAGAATAACGCAACAAGCACAAAGGAAATGTTGTCAAATATGAATGACTTCCTAGAGacaatttaa
- the NCAS0B01090 gene encoding alkene reductase, translating into MTLVKDFKPVALKNTNLFKPIKIGNTQVEHRVVMARLTRMRAHHPGNIPNRDWAAEYYDQRSKRKGTMIVTEGVFPSAQSGGYDNAPGIWSKEQIEQWSKIFDRIHANGSFVWPQLWVLGRQAFPDHWQETCLRYDSASDDLYIDAETEQRAKEAKNPQHGITKDEIKQYVKDYIQGAKNSVNAGADGVEIHSANSYLLNQFLDPISNKRTDEYGGSIENRARFALEVVDALIDAIGAERVGIRLSPWGRYGGMSGGSDPTLLAQFAYLVGELEKRAKEGKRIAYIHLVEPRVTPWNVDADAGSNENGTNDFIYSIWKGPIIRAGNFTLNPEETTKAVSMDRTLIGYGRYFISNPDLADRLEKGAPLNAYDRDTFYTFSKEGYTDYPTLEEATKA; encoded by the coding sequence ATGACTTTAGTTAAAGATTTCAAACCTGTTGCCTTAAAAAACACTAATTTGTTTAAACCTATTAAGATAGGTAACACTCAAGTTGAACATCGTGTGGTCATGGCTCGCCTAACAAGAATGAGAGCCCACCACCCAGGAAACATTCCAAACAGGGATTGGGCTGCTGAATACTATGATCAACGTTCCAAGAGAAAGGGAACCATGATTGTCACTGAAGGTGTGTTCCCTTCTGCTCAATCAGGTGGGTACGATAATGCCCCTGGTATCTGGTCcaaagaacaaattgaacAGTGGAGTAAGATCTTTGATAGAATTCACGCTAATGGGTCCTTTGTTTGGCCTCAATTGTGGGTTCTTGGTAGACAAGCTTTCCCTGATCATTGGCAAGAGACGTGTTTACGTTATGATTCCGCTTCTGATGACCTTTACATTGATGCTGAAACAGAACAGAGGGCTAAAGAAGCAAAAAACCCACAACATGGTATTACCaaggatgaaattaaacaatATGTCAAAGATTACATTCAAGGTGCAAAGAATTCGGTAAATGCTGGTGCCGATGGTGTGGAAATTCACAGTGCCAACAGTTATTTGTTGAATCAATTCTTAGATCCAATTTCTAACAAAAGGACAGATGAATATGGAGGATCTATTGAAAACAGAGCTCGTTTTGCTTTGGAAGTTGTTGACGCGTTAATTGATGCTATCGGTGCCGAAAGAGTTGGTATCAGACTTTCACCATGGGGTAGATATGGTGGTATGTCTGGTGGTTCTGACCCAACCTTGCTTGCTCAATTCGCTTATCTTGTCGGTGAATTAGAAAAGAGGGCAAAGGAAGGTAAACGTATTGCTTATATCCATTTGGTCGAACCACGTGTTACCCCATGGAATGTGGATGCCGATGCAGGTTCTAACGAAAACGGTACAAATGATTTCATATATTCCATTTGGAAGGGTCCAATTATCAGAGCAGGTAACTTTACCTTGAACCCTGAAGAAACTACAAAGGCTGTGTCAATGGATAGGACATTAATTGGTTACGGAagatattttatttctaatCCAGACTTGGCAGACCGTTTAGAAAAGGGAGCACCATTAAATGCTTATGATAGAGATACCTTTTACACATTCTCAAAGGAAGGGTACACTGATTATCCAACTTTGGAAGAAGCCACAAAGGCATAA
- the NCAS0B01100 gene encoding uncharacterized protein (ancestral locus Anc_8.830): MSKDNMYRMLVLLEEEMEEPELFDNDTTDSKATEPKKTHEFIEELLLPFEVSELDALNKWFDKFDEEICIPNEGHIKYEISSDGLIVLLLDKEIENVISEVKKFIDDNQDLNESE, translated from the coding sequence ATGTCCAAGGATAATATGTACCGTATGCTTGTCCTCCTAGAggaagaaatggaagaacCCGAACTTTTTGATAATGACACTACCGATAGTAAGGCCACTGAACCAAAGAAAACTCATGAATTCATAGAAGAGCTACTTTTGCCATTCGAAGTTAGCGAACTGGATGCGTTAAATAAATGGTTTGATAAATTCGATGAAGAAATCTGTATACCTAACGAAGGTCATATTAAATACGAAATTAGCAGTGATGGTTTGATTGTTTTGCTTTTGGATAAAGAGATTGAAAACGTGATATCAGAAGTAAAGAAAttcattgatgataatCAAGATCTTAATGAATCAGAATGA
- the ZDS2 gene encoding Zds2p (ancestral locus Anc_8.831), giving the protein MEHNTNLLPLRKTSGSLQTQRDKRKSEVLIAAQSLDNEVQSVKNLKRLSIGSMDLLIDPELEFRVNNDKSNQSTPIGSYERSNENLEQINEPEDNENDESSVSIDDSIELTQTEYLHDASVPQTNRTVTPEEPSHRSMSGAGSLKRNGSSISKRKLPFISTGMSAAPTSHLSPSSTSTSSSSSSSSNSASSSPDDLTKNLLWVPANQHPNVKPENYLELVQDTLQNIHLEEPASSLQHENEKSNNNKENIDISKSNMSEEEPIDRHPQSLDKTFLEITNRNRSLVRRPSRLRTSYTEFEEDDYSNSEESEAKTNESQLSSREEKPFLFNDRNGLNQLRNFSQRSVSLKDITEELTNISNKAGLTDSDAITLARTLSMASSFSDGNVNLGKSKLQNESNEESEFASNMFMKNGLTIPERSSLRRSKFNTYRIRSTSSSTSTREKTSPLLQSSSFARQEADTDDLQRSPVSFTNRDSYLATTTSSPGSISDLYDHYQDNAESKQGNDNDNEARQGDLSHASISQESSFLSNESSNDSILVKPLGSKSMIHENLDNGQDHDDDQPAYQKVSKLNPTIPDTSRSKHKRNGWSWSGNRANSEEDATVLVNSQDEDQTGYTDQKSKSRHRPILARSRDHLKINKEAELPKESHKRETIEKRFVKLFRRKGHDNGNKQQVLKKKSSSSTLSKFQKQISKKNQVTTEEPKEITVEVQEPEEILEDTNQGTNRQDPLRLSTPIIPQPVHSIISDTTPIADGDHALSNKDTDDEAIEALPSLQPAVSVTSTKNVHLSASIVETVRELGEDDSQDISGGDLSTEVDNSMLAERNVMNSSDLQSIENSSDDINTGNTIEHVLPARKLTFADVKRPDRPNAPIQFTDSAFGFPLPMLTVSTVIMFDHRLGINVERAIYRLSHLKLSDSKRELRQQVLLSNFMYAYLNLVNHTLYMEQVAQQETMEDVAITGTDVIDSDIHESSSYGTGVYTTEQNNANGTILIPEI; this is encoded by the coding sequence ATGGAACATAACACCAATCTATTGCCTCTTAGAAAAACTAGTGGCTCATTACAAACTCAGAGAGATAAGCGTAAATCCGAAGTATTAATCGCCGCTCAATCACTAGATAATGAAGTTCAAAGTGTGAAGAATCTTAAAAGATTATCCATCGGTTCGATGGATTTACTGATAGATCCAGAACTAGAATTTAGAGTTAATAACGATAAATCAAATCAATCTACCCCTATCGGTAGTTATGAACGAAGTAATGAGAATCTAGAACAGATAAATGAACCAGAAGATAACGAGAATGACGAAAGTAGTGTGAGTATAGATGATAGTATCGAACTAACCCAGACGGAATATTTGCATGACGCCTCCGTACCACAAACTAATAGGACGGTAACACCTGAAGAACCATCTCACAGGAGCATGAGTGGCGCTGGATCTCTAAAGAGGAATGGTTCTTCCATATCAAAAAGGAAGCTTCCATTTATTTCCACAGGAATGAGTGCGGCTCCTACATCGCACTTATCTCCGTCATCGACATCAACGtcttcgtcttcttcttcctcatccaATAGTGCATCTTCGTCGCCTGACGATTTGACCAAGAACTTATTGTGGGTTCCTGCAAATCAGCATCCTAATGTAAAACCAGAGAATTACCTGGAATTAGTGCAGGATACGctacaaaatattcatttggAAGAACCTGCATCTTCTTTACAGCATGAAAATGAGAAAAGTAACAATAATAAGGAAAACATAGATATAAGTAAAAGCAATATGTCCGAGGAAGAACCTATTGATAGGCATCCTCAATCCTTAGACAAGACATTCTTAGAAATAACAAACAGAAACCGATCATTAGTACGAAGACCATCAAGGTTAAGAACATCATATACAGAATTCGAGGAAGACGACTACAGTAATAGCGAAGAAAGTGAGGCCAAGACGAATGAATCACAATTATCATCAAGAGAAGAGAAGCCGTTCTTATTTAATGATCGCAATGGGTTGAATCAATTAAGAAACTTCTCTCAAAGATCTGTTTCGTTGAAAGACATTACTGAAGAACTAACTAACATCTCTAATAAAGCAGGATTAACTGATTCTGACGCTATTACCTTAGCGAGGACTTTGAGTATGGCCAGTTCCTTCTCTGATGGCAATGTAAACCTTGGAAAAAGTAAACTCCAAAATGAATCcaatgaagaaagtgaatTTGCATCAAATATGTTCATGAAGAATGGACTAACAATACCAGAACGATCCTCGTTAAGAAGAAGTAAATTTAATACCTACAGAATAAGatcaacatcatcatccactTCTACAAGAGAGAAGACATCGCCATTACTGCAATCATCCTCCTTTGCAAGACAAGAGGCTGATACCGATGACCTTCAGAGATCTCCTGTCAGCTTTACAAATAGAGATTCGTATCtagcaacaacaacttcaTCACCGGGCTCTATTAGTGATTTGTATGATCACTATCAAGATAATGCTGAATCAAAACAAGgaaatgataatgataatgaagcTCGACAGGGGGATCTAAGTCATGCATCTATTTCCCAAGAAAGTAGctttctttcaaatgaaagCTCCAATGATAGTATTTTGGTAAAACCCCTAGGTTCCAAGTCTATGATTCatgaaaatttggataaCGGACAAGATCATGATGATGATCAACCAGCTTAtcaaaaagtttcaaaGTTAAATCCCACAATACCAGACACAAGCCGTTCCAAACATAAAAGAAACGGCTGGTCATGGTCAGGAAATAGAGCAAACTCAGAAGAAGACGCCACTGTACTTGTAAATAGTCAAGATGAAGATCAAACTGGATATACAGATCAGAAATCAAAGTCACGCCATCGTCCTATTTTGGCTCGTTCCCGTGATCATCTCAAGATCAATAAAGAGGCAGAACTACCGAAAGAATCTCATAAGAGGgaaactattgaaaaacGGTTTGTGAAGTTATTTAGAAGAAAGGGGCATGATAACGGTAATAAACAAcaagttttgaaaaagaaatcttcttcttcgacTTTATCTAAATTTCAGAAACAGATATCGAAAAAAAATCAGGTTACAACAGAAGAACCTAAAGAGATAACTGTGGAGGTGCAAGAGCCAGAGGAGATTCTAGAGGACACCAACCAAGGAACAAACCGTCAAGACCCATTACGTTTAAGTACTCCCATCATTCCACAGCCTGTTCACTCAATAATCTCTGATACTACTCCAATAGCTGATGGCGATCATGCGCTTTCTAATAAGGATACGGATGATGAGGCGATTGAAGCTTTGCCATCCTTACAGCCTGCAGTTAGTGTTACAAGTACCAAAAATGTGCATCTTTCAGCGAGTATTGTTGAAACTGTTAGAGAATTGGGAGAGGATGATTCGCAAGACATTAGTGGTGGAGATCTTTCTACAGAAGTCGATAATTCGATGTTAGCGGAAAGAAATGTCATGAACTCATCCGATcttcaatcaattgaaaatagtTCTGACGATATAAATACTGGAAATACCATAGAACATGTACTTCCAGCAAGGAAATTAACATTTGCTGATGTTAAAAGGCCTGATAGACCAAATGCCCCAATACAGTTTACAGATAGTGCATTTGGGTTTCCATTACCAATGTTAACAGTTTCAACTGTGATTATGTTCGACCATCGATTAGGTATAAACGTTGAAAGGGCCATTTATAGGTTAAGTCACTTAAAACTGAGTGACTCAAAAAGAGAGTTGCGTCAACAAGTCCTATTAAGTAACTTCATGTATGcttatttgaatttggttAACCACACGTTATATATGGAACAGGTAGCCCAACAAGAAACGATGGAAGACGTTGCTATTACTGGAACAGATGTTATAGATTCGGACATTCATGAATCGTCATCTTATGGAACTGGAGTTTATACCACAGAACAGAATAATGCTAATGGAACCATACTCATACCTGAGATCTGA